The sequence TCCCAGAAACTCTTTGTGCACCCTCCACTCACTTCATGCCTCCTGTATCGCCAAAGATAACTGCTATCCTCATTTCAAATTACTGATTTTGTactttatacaaatggaatcacaaGGTATTCTATTGTGTCTGactttttcttaacattttgagattcatccatattttaTAGTGGTAGACCATTTTCATTGTAttgtattccactgtgtggaatattattgtctttattaatGAACATTTGCATAGTCTCcagttttttgctattatgaagaGTGTTCTATGAACATTCTAATTTATGTCTGTTGGCAAATGGATGCATCCATTTTCTCGTGGGTAAAcacttagaagtggaattgctgagccATGGGATATGCATATATTCACCTTTAGTAGATACTGCCAAACAGTtgtccaaagtggttgtaccaattcagactcccaccagcagtgtatgagaggtGTGATTGCTCCACATCTCTGCCTACTCTGTTACTGTCCATCtatttcattttagccattttgctAGGTACGCCATAGTATTACATTATCATTTTAATCTACATTAGGCTGATAACTAAAGAAGCTGAGACTTGGATATCTTCTTTTCTGAAGtgcctttaaaaatctttcacCTGTTGTTTACCTCCTGGACCCTCTAATTGGGtttcttattaatttatattagtGTTTTATATAGTCTGGAAGATACCAGTCCTTTGtcaaatatatttattggaaATACTTTCTTTCACTCTTGTGAGTTGCCTAATCATTCTTTTAATGCCTAATAAATCTATCAACCTTTAATACAGGCCAGTTGCTCATGTAAaaaatttttatggttattttgtCTTTGCTTACATATAGTAAAGGATTGAGCTTGTCCAAAGAAAGCTATGGCCCTTATCCCGGCAGGTAATCTGCAAACCCTTGGAATGTCCTGCTTCATGAGAGTATCTTTGTTTACCTGGATGCCTTGGTCCATGCCAGTTGTTAGTTCATtcttgtactgctataaagacataactaagactcagtaatttataaagatgagaggtttaattagcttacggttctgcaggctttacaagaagcatgatgctgacatctgctcagcttctggtgaagcctcagggAGATTTCAATCACGGTAGAAGGAGAAGAGGGAGCAGAACCATCACATGGGAAAGCAGGAGCAAGCGAGAGTGGCTGgggggtgccacacacttttaaatgaccagatcttgcgAGAACTATTGCAAAGACAGCACCtagccatgagggatctgtcccctTGACTAAACACCTCCCATCGGGCTCACCTCCAGCACTGACgattacaattcaacgtgagatttgcgTAGGGACAAATACCCAAACTGCATCACCAGTCTATGCTAACACTGTTACTTATGGTTGGGACCTTGGGTCATGTGGTACCACATTGACCTCTGGAGATGCTGGCAGCTCCAAGGTCAGCAATGTGAGAAGTGAGTCATAATTACGCCATTGATACCCTCCCCACACCCACCTCCAGTCCTCTAAAAACAATGGACACCAAGGTTTGGTTGAGCTTCCCTGGTTCCATTGCCATAAGGTTCCATTACATCTTTGCTAGAAGTAAGCACTGTTCACGCAACTCCACTGGAAGACAACTGGAAGCTCTGTCTGTTCTCTCCTGGACCCTGCCCTATATGCTTccttctatttaattttaatctatAACCTTTTGATATAGCAAACTATGAGTATAATAACTTTGCTGAGTTCTGTTTGTCTAGTGAATTACTGAACCTGAGGGGGGTTTTGGGGAACTGCTGCCTATCAAAGGTCATGCAAATGTCCTCATTTTAAGGCTTTGTTGTTATGCATATTTGGTTATGCCATCACTCTAGAATCACTTTTTGTGCACAatgtggtatgtgaattacaagtcaagatacatttttttccttatgtgACATTCATTTCATCTTGCATCATTCATTGAAAAGACCACCTTTTCTCACTACATTGATGTCACTTTTGCCATAAATCAGCTGATctgtatgtttttatattattttctattctgttacattagTTCATCTGACTGTTTTGAACAAATATGTCTCAATTACTAATTCTTTATAATGGTACTTCAAATCCATTAAATCCTCCAGCTTTGCTCTCCTTCAAAATTGGCCTGGCTATTTGTGGCCTTTTGTATATCTATGTAAACTTtaagcttgtctttttttttttttttaagaccaggtcatgctttgtcacctaggttggagtgcatggcacgattttggctcactgcaatctctctgcctcccaggctcaagcaatcgttccacatcagccttctcagtagctgggactacagacaggtGCCACTATcctttgctacttttttttttctagggactgcgtcttactatattgcccaagctggtcttgaactcctgagctcaagcgatctgccccccttgacctcccaaagtcctgggattacaggcgtgagccattgtgcccagccagcttgtcaatataaatattataatctcCTGGAATTTTGATGAGGGTTATATTGAATtgtaaattaacatttttacatCTGATATCTTTACAGTATTAAATCCAGTAATCCTTGAACACAGTATATACTTTCACttatttagatatttaatttctctcaatACTGAcctgtagttttcagtgtagagatgTTGTACATTCTTCCTtcagtttattcctaggtatctgAAAGGTTTAAAAATGATGCTAttgtaatttataatataattttttgtatgttaaacCCAAAAGAAACTACTGCGGTAGTTAATCGTGATGACTATTAACAGCAATTTTCCTAATTGCAAAGACAACATtaaaaaagctattttatttctatatgccaacaacaaatagaaaaattataaaaaagataggctgttttatttgaaaaatatttttcttttaatacatgAGTTAGAAGGATCTGTGGaatttgaaagtaattttttgtttgaggccgggtcttgctctgtcacctagtctagagtacagtggtaGGAACATGGCTCacttgcagcctcgacctcctgggctcaagtgatcctcccacctcaacctcccaagtagctgggactactggtgcgcaccatcatgcctggctaatttgtgtgtgtgtgtatgtgtgtgtgtgtgtgtattttttgtcgagacagggtttcatcatgttgcccaggttggtcttaaactcctgggctcaagtgatctgcctgccttggtctcccaaagagctgggattataggcatcaggcACCATGCCTGgaggaaagtaatttttaaaataattattttcttagaattttccCCGAACTGTCCTTTGCAATCTATTTCCAGTGTTATGTGGAAAAACGATGTAAAAATGTAATTCATTGGTAGTCATTTTGGTAGGAAGATACATTCCAAAAAATGGATAGACACACATGTTAACTATCGAATGATGTAATGATTTTTATAGAGTTCAACGTTCCTTTTAGAACTCCAATAACTGTGTTTATTTAATCTGCTTACTGATGACTGCAATTAGGGGTCACTTTATCttagaataattaaatatattatgacATCACAGTTTAATCCATTAAATTGTTACTTTCAGTTTGCCAACAAGTTCTTATGGTCTGGTTATCTTATGATTAAATCAGCACAAAATATatttcacggccgggcgcggtggctcaggcctgtaatcccagcactttgggaggccgaggtgggcggatcacgaggtcaggagatggagaccatcctggctaacacggtgaaaccccgtctctactaaaaatgcaaaaaattagccgggcgaggcggcgggcgcctgtagtcccagctactcgggaggctgaggcaggagaatggcgtgaacccgggaggcggagcttgcagtgagccgagatcgcgccattgcactccagcctgggcgactaagcgagactctgtctcaaaaaaaaaaaaaaaaaaaaaaaaaaatatatatatatatatatatatatatgtatatttcacttatttataattattcaagttttattttctaagtagCAGGCAAATCTTCAAGGAAACCTAATTATAACAAAACAATATGTCATATTTCTATTTCAATTGATGTAAATTTTAATTCctgatttctcaaaaaataattagagCTTTACCATTtcccaaatataaaaagaaaaatgtcctggATATCAATCTACAGAAAGGCATGAAGCTGCAAAGGGCAGAGGAGTAGGAGATGATATGTCAAATCAAATAGACCAGTGTATCAATTATAGCTCAAAGATGGAGACTCTCTTGGGTGAACCCATAATTCTACTAGCCATACTCTTTGATTAGACTACACTGGATAATAAGACATCTCTGTAATTAGTTCCCTAAACTTAGATATCTTAATTATTTGCCTACAGAGTTTTATAAGTCCTtttgtaataagaaaacaaaatggacATTTCTGGACTATATCATTTTGAACATTAAATACACATTGTATTTGATATCCAAGTGTAACACTTACCTGGCCTCTCTCTCCCAGCTGTGGCTGACCTTTAAAACTGGCACGGTCATTAGATTGAAGACTATAGCAGCTCTTTTACCTATACAAGTGGTTTCCACAAAAGGAGCCTGTTAAAAAAAACTGAGTCAGAAACAAGGCAGCACTTCTGGTATCCAGAAGGATGCTTTTGCTCTGAACAGGCAGCTGCTCTTCTCCAAGATCTCTGGCATGCTTGCCCACAGAGACGAGCTGTGTAGCATCCATCATCCAAAAAGGTGGCAGGAACACCATTTGCACAAGTCAGAATGAGGAAAGGTAGGAGACTTAGGATGTGAGGCTTGAGAGAAAAACAGTTGACAAAGCAGCAGCAAAATTCTCCTAGTATACACAGCCTATTCTCCTGAGGGGAGTCATATAGATGCAAAGACATCTATAGCTAcaggaattttttgtttgtgctcttttaatatttacttttatctCACTATTTGTCACAAACACGTAATGAACATTGGTATGCATATATCTGCCTCCTCCACTGGACTCTGAGAACCCACATGCCTAGAATCTTGTACATGGTTGGAACTAAATAAACCACACTTTCAGATGTATGCCAAGCTTTAAAATAGATGATTGTAATGTTTATACCTACATACATGACTTTTCAAAAGATCTTAACAAGTGGGTACGTAAGTCCCCTCTCAGtgatgtgttaattttttaaatatttgtaaatattgtgTTCTGTGCtgaaacaaactggaaaaaaacaagttttaaaaatttactgagcAAAACGAAAATGTGCCTCTCTACTAACCTAGCCAATGTGGAAAACTCTATAACACTGCAAATTATTTGGAATTAATATAAATCATGAATTATAATATTACAGTTGCATTTGGGCTAATTTGCATTATTCTGACAAGGTCAGAAAATTATatgattcaattatttcaagCAAAATCATGGTTTTAGTGCATATGTTTGACAATTCTATTTTTACAACTAATGAAGCCAACTGTCTGATACAAAATCTGTCCTAGAAAATACCTATGTGGAGAGTTATggatttaaaatacaataaaatgttttaaaaatttgattaaaatgCTAAacggcttaaaaaaaaaaccctgttaaCAAAACCGGTCCTTAAGGTACATCTCCTAACACATAAATCAGGAAATTGAAACATAAATGGACACTGAAGAATATGGACACGTGAACTGTACTGGCATCTTCCTCATCCTTTTCCTCTCAGTCTCCCCCATCTCAGTACACGGTGCTAGGACCCGAATGGTTGTGTCAGTTGCACCTCCACCCCCTTGTGCCATAATTCTTATGTTGAGGCCTAatcctcaatgtgatggtatctGGAGGTGAGTCCTTTGGGAGATGACTTATAGTCTtgtaaaagagaccccagagtgATTCCCTTGTCCCTTCTGCCATGCGAAGACAGCAGAAACAtttatgaatgaggaaaataCCCAACACAAAATTTGCAAGCACCTTGATCATGGGCttgcctccaaaactgtgagaaagaaatttctgttgtttataagccactactctaaaatatttttgttccagCAGCCCCAAAGGGCTTAGACAAATGGTAATTCTTACAATAGTTTAAGACAAAAACCATGCTGTGATACCTGATGCTTGCCTTTCTCTCACATTAAAATCTTGAGTAAACTTTGTTAGCTCTGTGTTCACAATACATCAGAAtgtgctagttttttttttttttttaaactagttaATACCCATCATTTCTAGTTTGGATTATTACAATAATAGTTAATCTGAAAGTGTTTATTCCTTCAATTGTTCATCTACCCACTACTGGAACAAACCACTTAAACCAGACACTGTTCTGGGTTCTTTAGTACACAGGAAACTGTCTTTTTGGACTCTACAAAACAAATACCTCTTATCCATCCTGAATCTTACTATAGTGCACTGTCCCAGGACATGAGTGCCAGAGCACTAAATATActtaatatgagaaaataattctaatacccaagtaaaaaaatcattttccaagATGGGCTTCCAATGCTTTGCTTCTAAATCCAACTAACTTGGAAAACCTAATTGGTATGTATAATAATACATATCAATAATATTCTGATGATTGATCACCATCGGTAAATGATTCtagtcaaaaagaataaaaagaaatgaatgaaattcctatataaacttttttttcaacATAAATGAAGACGTTTTGGCCTTTACATGTCTAAAAGTGAAGAGAGAAAACTGATGTTAGACTTTGACTCtagcaataaataatatttgttcatgaaaatctaatttaaaaaaatgcccaagctaattaagaaatacatttcaataaaatgttactttttgtatttatttattcaaattgggatatttatgttattttgatCAGCTGAACACTAATAATAGTTGTAATGATACAAAAAATTCCTATGTTAACATTTAGAAGATTATGATCACAGGATAtgcacaaaatttaaatacagttgTCTGTTGGTATATACCTGGGATTGGTTCCAGGGTCTCCCGTCTACCAAAATCCTCTCATACACAAGTTCTGCAGTCAGTCCTGCAGAACCTGCTTACAGTAAAAGTCAGCTGTCCTTGGGTTTCATATACAGCAAATACTATATTTTTGATCCTCATTCggttgaaaaaaatctgtgtgtaAGTAcaattcaaacctgtgttgttcaagagaCAACagtatacacatattttttttgcTGCAGGAAAGGATAACCAATAAGGCTTATGCCTAAAACCGTACTACATAGAATTCTTGTCAGTCAGGGTTTCTCAACAGCTCACTATTGAGATGTTGAGTGGGTTAATTCCTTATTGTTGGGGGTTGTCTTTTGCAATGTAGGATATTTTGCAGCATCCTTGGCATGTTCCCACTAGACAACAGTGGCATCCCATTCCCTAGTTTAtgaaaccaaaaatgtctccagacattgccaactGTCCCCTGGGAGGCAACAGTCCCttgctgagaaccactgctgtagagAATAGAATAGTCATACAATGTAAAACTTTGACTATCAAAATGGATTTTAGTATCAAACTACTATGGTATTTAATTCCATTTGATAACATTTAAAACAGTGATagttattgtaaaatattttacagtgcACTGGAAATTACATTATTtaccattatttaaaataatggtcAAGAACTTTAAATGATCCACTGGTTGAAAGCATCCTGTAGTTTATGGGAAAGGTGAGTAACGCACATTAACCTTCacttaagagtttttttttttggaaattgagttttgctctgtcgtccaggctggagtgcagtggcacgatctcagctcactgcagcctccgcttcctgggttcaaacaattctcctgcctcagcctcccgagtagctgggactacaggcgtgcaccaccatgcctggctaatttttgtatttttagtagagacagggttttaccatgttagccaggatggtcttgatctcctgagctcgtgattcgcctgcctcggcctcccaaagtgctgggattacaggtgtgagccactgcacccggccccaattAAGAGATCTTTTGCAAACCCTAATATGGCACTTTAGAACACTATACGTTTATCTTATATAGTTCTaagacttttttccttttgatgaaTATATTAAGTTCTTGAAAACTATCTTTCTTGATAAACGTCTAGAAAATTTAACTGAAAAGATcagtttttaaacaaatgtaaacTACTTAGATGCaaagcaaacatttttcaaaattcaaattgcGTAGACTAGTAACCGCgttttatttccatgtttcaAGCGATGTCTATACAATTCCAAGCATCTGGAGGCTGAGAATAGTTTAGGAACTCCAAAGACCTATTCCATACAAAGAAGCAGTACAGGTACCTCCTTAATCCTGTTACTAGTTACCTAAATAGTGTCACTATGCCCCGGTGCTCTCAGCTTAATCAGTTTAATGGCAACTTATGTAgtacttttattgttttaaaccaaTTCTACATGGATTGTCTAGTATTAATCGAACAAATTCATGAGGCAGATAGAAAAgatgtcagaaagaaaaaaattgtagttAAGTAATAACTCCCTTTGTTTACAAttcaccagcagcagcagcagcctcacAGCTGAACTACAGCACAGGTCTCCAGAACCATCACCAAATTCCTTTTCCTAAGAATATTTCACTTGAGCTTTTAACTCTATATTATATGGAGTTTGGGAATATTTGAAAGCAAGTTAAATAAAATTCCCACCAAAGGTAGCATAAGGCACTAGGTAGAAGCAGCCAAACTTAAGTACAGTAAGTCAATTTCTACAAAGCTTTGAAGATTTCAATTTGTGTCTGTATTCAATGCAAATCGTTACAAAATCACGTGTTTTGAATTTATTAAATTTCTCAAAGTTTTTCAAAATCTGAGTTCttctaagaaatttttttttgtaacaaataCCTGTTACAATCAAACAATACTGAAAGCATTGGTATAGATGTTTCTTATTCACCTGCTGTAAAGAGTTGATCTATACATGCCAGTGACCATGGTCTTCTAAAAGCACTGTTCAATCCCTAAAATTAACTCAGTTAAGACTCAGATGTTTTAATAACCTATCGGGAACCACCTGTCCCTCAGACTAAAAATCACTTCTCATTTTAACTATTCTAGCACTAAAAGTGAAAAGCATGATAATAATGTAATCACTGGCGCTACCTAAACAGTCTGGGTCCCCTAAAACTTATCCCTAAACACAGTGCTTTCGTGCGGCATCTGCACCTTACTTTCACAGTCTGGGGTGACTGAGTCAACGTAACCGTGCGGAGCGCCAAGCAGCCCCGGGTCCCCAGGGCTACCGCCAGGGCAACGCTTCGCGGCCCGCCGCCTCAGAGGCGGCGCCGGGAAATCCGCCTCGCGGAGAGGAACCGCAGGGCTCCGGGGCCTGGCTGTGGCAGCCAGCGGGGAGCAGAGGCAAGCCTGGCAAGCTCTTTCCGGCTTCTTCGTGGCGCTTGAGGCAGACGTCCTGGCGACACCAGGCCGCGTCGGTTCCCCTTCATCCTATCTTTCCCTTTAAGACGTTGGCTTGAGAACTTTTTTCTGTGCCCactcaagaaaattttaaatgcttttacaCACACAACCCCAAAGATGAAGCTCCAACCAGCCAGCCACCACTCGCGCCTTTCCTACCGTCTCCCCGCAGGCCCCACCCCCTACCGTGAGGCGCACGAGCTGCGGGGAACACAAGCTCGGTCGGGCACTCCCAGGCCTCGCCCCGCCCCCAGGCGCGCAAGCAACCCATATAAGGCGGGGGATGCAATCGCGCCAGCTCTGCCTCCGCCTCGCGCGCCCTTCGGAGGAAAGGAACTGCAATAGACTTCCTCagttcatttcttcttattcCCTCCTCCCTTAAAGGGCCGTTTCCACAATGGTAAAAGGAAGGCACCAGTAAACCACAATAATCATAAAAGATGACTGTAACTAAGAGTCTTTCTGAAACTAGAAACCGCGAGTTCAGGCCCAGACCTCGAGAACCCGAGCTTCGCCCTCACTGAACCGCCCCCACAGCCGCTCCCGCGAGCCCGCGCTTACGCTTTCCGGGCGGCGCGCAACGCGCTAGCTCCGCCccctggccccgcccccggccccccTTCTCGGTCTCAGGAGAGCCGACGCGCACAAGCAGGGGTGTGCGGCTCTGGGACGTGCGTTCCCGCTTGTGGGTGTGAGACATCCCAGCTCCTCTTCCCCTTCCGTGAGTCCCTCCTTTCCTCGCAGACCCCACTCGTCGTGGCTGGCTGCCGCCGCAGCTCTCGTGCCAAGCCGGCAGTGCGCGTGCGCGCGGGCACGGGCGCGCGGCCGTCGGGCCCCCGCGCTCCCTCCCCCTCCCGCTCCTCTATAACTTGGCTGGCGTGGAGGAGGCGCCGCCGGAGTCGGAGGGCGGGGAGCTAGGAGGAGGGAGCTCGAGAGTTGTGGAGACTACTGACTAGGAGAAGTCGCAGCCCGCTCAGGCCCGCGTCTTCCCGCTCCCCGTCTTCCTCTCTCACACACCTACTCCGCCCTCCACCCCAGCCCCCGCGCTCGCTCCTTCTCTCGCCCGGGGTTCCTGCCGGTAGCTCTCCGGGTCTTGGCGCGGCGGGGGCGCCCCGGGGGTGCCCTCGCCCTCCCGTTGCGGGCGGGCGGGCGGTATGTGGCGCCTGGTGCCCCCGAAGCTGGGCCGCCTGTCCCGCTCCCTGAAGCTGGCGGCGCTGGGCAGCCTGTTGGTGCTGATGGTGTTGCACTCGCCGTCGCTGCTCGCCTCTTGGCAGCGCAACGAGCTGACCGACCGGCGCTTCCTGCAGCTCAATAAGTGCCCGGCGTGCTTTGGCACGAGCTGGTGCCGCCGCTTCCTCAACGGGCAGGTGGTGTTCGAGGCGTGGGGCCGTTTGCGCCTGCTGGACTTCCTCAACGTGAAGAACGTGTACTTCGCGCAGTACGGCGAGCCCCGCGAGGGCGGCCGCCGCCGAGTGGTGCTCAAGCGCCTTGGCTCGCAGCGCGAGCTGGCGCAGCTCGACCAGAGCATCTGCAAGCGGGCCACCGGCCGGCCCCGCTGCGACCTGCTGCAAGCCATGCCCCGGACCGAGTTCGCGCGCCTCAACGGCGACGTGCGTCTGCTCACGCCCGAGGCGGTGGAGGGCTGGTCGGACCTGGTGCACTGCCCCTCGCAGCGCCTTCTCGACCGCCTGGTGCGCCGCTACGCGGAGACCAAGGACTCGGGCAGCTTCCTGCTCCGCAACCTGAAGGACTCGGAGCGCATGCAGCTGCTGCTGACCCTGGCCTTCAACCCCGAGCCGCTGGTGCTACAGGTAGGCGCGGAGCCAGGGCGGGGGGCGTCCTGGGAGGGGCCGCGCGTGGGAACCGGAGTCGGGAGAAGTGGCTCCGCCCGCGCTCGCCGCCAGTTCGGACTCGGCCAGGCTGGGCCGGGTGCAGGCTTGGGAAGGGGCGGCTCCGGGGGAGCCCCGGGGCTGTGTAGGGAGGCCGAGGGCGACTGGGCTGATGGAGATTATGCTCTTGTCACCTAGATTCGGGCGCATTTCGGATTTGACTGCGGATCCTTCAACGCCAGAGGGAGTGCGTCTCTTAACGCTCCCCAAAATGTCTCTGCCGCGAGTTTCCTTCCGCTCGCTTCCCTGCCTTTCTGCTTTTATCTGCCGGGGCTTGCAGGTCCGCGGCGCAGGCTGTTCACGAGCCCTTGGACCCTTTCTTAGTTCCTCTGAAGTGTTTTACACCGCGTTCGCTCTTCTTTTCTGGCGCTGGTGGCTGGCCTAACTTCGGTCTCAGAGTCTTTGTTTTCCCTCATTTACCTGGCAGTCATTTGGACAGCTAATTCGGGGACAAGTTGGGGAGGATGAAGTCGGAGAATGGGACAGTGGCCGGGGTGGGGTTAATCCGTGAGCCGAGCTTTGGGTGGGATTAGAAtcagagaaacaggaaaagtAAGGCAGCGTCGGACTTGGCTGGGAGGGCTTAAGGCCAGAAGGACATTTTCATCCTGATCCTGTGACCTGCCCTATTCATCTGGTAATCTAGTTGAAGGGAGATGAAATAGTAGGCCAGAGCGAGTATCAGGGAAGGAGATTCTTGCCTTTCGCCAATTGCGTTATTTGCTTTCGTCTGATTTTATTCTGAAAAGTAATGTGTCTTTTAGGGGAATAGGATGGAATCTCTTTACTGGTGACatcaaaaagagaacaaaaaacaaaaacactgtttaCTTTCGGAGTATTTACTTGTTTCTGCACATTCCCACCCGGCTTCAGTGCGGTGTCCTTGAACAGTGATTACAGCTGTGGGGTTGTGGTTTCTCTTGCTGTCTACAGGAAAAGTTACCGTGCTCCTTTCcatgacaagagaaaaaaatgatttaaagttCACAAGTAATTTTGGTATACTTCACattctttctgggtttttaaGAATGTCACTGAGGGCTGGAGGGTTTGTAcagggtgttttttttgttgttgtttgtttttttttaatctaaaatgcATGAATAGGAAAGTGCagatttatttatattactttcTTTTCTCAAGCTCCACACTATCCATTTTAGCCAAAAGAAACCAGCTTCGTTTGATTAGTTCAGCcaaataatgtaaaacaaatattttgccTCAAATGAAACTTTAGTGTGGGTCTTAATAAATTTCAGGACATCAGAGGCTATGTGTATTGGGTTAATTTTAAAGTCAGAGTGTATTTTAAATACTGCTGTATCTCCTAACTGAATGGATGCATAAAACTGGTTAAACTTTCcatgaaattttctttattcagtagTTTCCAAACTAGTCAGTCTCTAAAGGTTTAGCCTATATCTGTGATGTACATACACTTGAACtgaagtttctcattaagctatctttaaaaaaagaaaaaaagccttgtTTATATTAACAAGGTTGGTTCATGGAGATTGTGTTAGCAATTTGCTGAAGTAGATACCTGGACAAATTCTCTGAGACCCAAAAATTTAGCAAGAAGCTATCTTAGTGTAATATACATTTACTATACTTAAAATGCTGGCGTCCCTactgaaagatttttttattaGGTAATTTTGAATAGTGGTGTACTAGTAACAACTAATAGTAGAATTGATATTTTAAGAACATTGTGTAGCCAGTTCTTTGTAAGTGTAGTCATAGCATTGAATTTGAGAAACTTTGGCATCTGATTTTACGCTAAGGTAAATTTGTGCTTTGTGCAGgaaggttttatatttttttaagtttgaactTATCATGGCATTCTCAGTTTACTTTGTAGTTGAGATAAAGTGTGCTTTTATCTTGTTTTCTG is a genomic window of Macaca mulatta isolate MMU2019108-1 chromosome 2, T2T-MMU8v2.0, whole genome shotgun sequence containing:
- the DIPK2A gene encoding divergent protein kinase domain 2A, which produces MWRLVPPKLGRLSRSLKLAALGSLLVLMVLHSPSLLASWQRNELTDRRFLQLNKCPACFGTSWCRRFLNGQVVFEAWGRLRLLDFLNVKNVYFAQYGEPREGGRRRVVLKRLGSQRELAQLDQSICKRATGRPRCDLLQAMPRTEFARLNGDVRLLTPEAVEGWSDLVHCPSQRLLDRLVRRYAETKDSGSFLLRNLKDSERMQLLLTLAFNPEPLVLQSFPSDEGWPFAKYLGACGRMVAVNYVGEELWSYFNAPWEKRVDLAWQLMEIAEQLTNNDFEFALYLLDVSFDNFAVGPRDGKVIIVDAENVLVADKRLIRQNKPENWDVWYESKFDDCDKEACLSFSKEILCARATVDHNYYAVCQNLLSRHATWRGTSGGLLHDPPSEIAKDGRLEALLDECANPKKRYGRFQAAKELREYLAQLSNNVR